ATGGAAAAGCGCTACAAGCAGGAACTTCACATTTCTTAGGACAAAATTTTGCAAAGGCTTTTGATGTGAAGTTTGCTACCAAAGAAGGTGGGTTAGATTATGTTTGGGGGACTTCTTGGGGTGTTAGTACTCGACTTATGGGAGCATTAATTATGGCCCATTCAGATGATAATGGTCTTGTCCTTCCTCCGAAATTAGCACCTATTCAGGTGGTGATTGTTCCGATTTATCGTGGAGAAGCCGAGCTTGAAGCAATCTCTGTAAAAGCCAAAGAGATTATGGCTGAATTAAGAAAAGTTGGCGTTTCGGTAAGGTTTGATGATCGTGATACTCAAAAACCGGGATGGAAATTTGCTGAATATGAATTAAAAGGAGTTCCGGTGCGCATTGCTTTAGGTCCAAGAGATTTAGAAAATGGAACTATCGAAATTGCCAGAAGAGATACTTTGACCAAGGAATCTTTTGCCTTGGCTGAAATGCCAATAGCAGAAAAAATCACTTCCCTTCTGGATCAGATTCAACATTCTATCTATCAGAAGGCTTTTGATTTTAGAGCACAACATACCACGGAAGTAAATTCATGGGAGGAATTCAAAGAAGTGCTTGAATCTAAAGGAGGCTTTATTTCTGCGCACTGGGATGGAACTTCAGAAACTGAAGAAAAAATCAAGGAATTGACCAAGGCAACCATTCGTTGTATACCACTGGATCGAAAAGACGAATCGGGAGTTTGCGTCTATACTGGCAAACCTTCCGCTGGAAGGGTTTATTTCGCAAAAGCTTATTAATCGAAATTGGCTAAACCCGGATTTTTCCGGGTTTTTCTTTTTTTAGCTTTGGGTTCTCCGGCTTTGTTGTATTTTAGGTTTCATTCTTTCCCTTTTCAAATGGAAATCTTAATTCTATCCAGCTTACTTGTTATCGGGCTCATTTTAGTATTGGTAGAAGTTCTATTTATTCCAGGAACAACGGTAGTCGGGATTTTGGGATTCTTGGTTAGTTGCGCTGGAGTAGGTTACGCTTTTATCACATTTGATGAAACCTTGGCCTTTTGGATAACAGGAATTGCGGCCTTGTTTAATGTGGCGGCCATAGCCTATGGCTTTTCGTCTGGAGTTTGGAACAAGTTTTCCTTGAAAGACGCCTTAAACGGTGGGGCTTTTGATGGTCGAACAGAAGGTCTTCAAATTGGAATGAAGGGGAAAGCAGTATCAGATATCAAGCCTTATGGTAAAGCCTCATTTTTGGATCAACTTTTTGAAGTCAAATCAGAAGAAGGATTTATAGAAGTAGGGAATGACGTCGAAATCATTAAAATCGAAAACAATAAAATTTTAGTAAAATAATATGGATGCTTCAAGTTCAATGTTTGTCTTGATCGCTGCATTTGCAGGGGTCATTCTTTTATTCATTTTCCTCTATTTTGTTCCGGTCAATCTCTGGATTACTGCTCAATTTGCCAATGTTCGTGTAGGGATTGGGGAGTTAATTGGAATGCGAATTCGGAAGGTTCCCCCTAGTGTGATTGTCAACTCCTTGATCACAGCCACAAAAGCGGGTCTTCAGCTTACTACCAATGAATTGGAAACGCATTACCTGGCAGGAGGAAATGTACCCGCCGTTATTCGTGCTTTAATTTCTGCAGACAAGGCCAATATCAATTTAAGTTTTAAACAAGCAACAGCCATTGATTTGGCGGGCCGTGATGTGTTTGAGGCAGTTCAGATTTCGGTAAATCCGAAAGTGATTAATACCCCAAGTGTAGCAGCAGTGGCGGCTGATGGGATTCAATTGATCGCAAAAGCAAGAGTGACAGTACGAGCTAATATCGCACAATTGGTTGGTGGTGCTGGTGAGGAGACAATCCTAGCAAGGGTTGGGGAAGGAATTGTAACCTCGATTGGTTCGGCTGCTACCCATAAGTCAGTTCTAGAAAATCCTGATAAAATCTCCAAGCTTGTTCTTCAGCGAGGACTAGATGCTGGTACTGCTTTTGAAATTCTTTCCATCGATATTGCAGATATTGATGTCGGAACCAATATCGGAGCAAAACTTCAGATTGATCAAGCCTCAGCGGATTTGAAGGTGGCTGAAGCCAAAGCTGAAGAAAGACGTGCAATGGCTGTCGCTTTAGAGCAAGAAATGCGCGCGAAATCGGTCGAGATGAGAGCGAAAGTAATTGAGGCGGAAGCCGAAGTGCCAAAAGCGCTTGCAGATGCCTTTCGAACTGGTAACCTTGGCGTGATGGATTATTACAAAATGGAGAATGTAAAAGCAGATACGTCCATGCGTGACGCCATCGCAAATTCAGATAAGGACACCAAAGACAGTGGCGGTTCGAAATCGGAAAAGAAATAAATCGAAGGGAGTCAAATTAGACTCCCTTTTTCTTTTTCCGTGTTGTAGGTTCCTCAGGAATTAGGATAACCGGTTCGTATTTACTTTTTAAAAGAACCTGATTTCTGGACCAATCCAGGATGATTTCCAAGTAGTCCAATGGAAAAATCACCTCTCCATTACTAGAAATAACACCAGATTTTCCTTCTTTAGAAACAAGAATAAAGTCCTCGTTTTCAGGTTGGATAGACTCAAATTCCGTGGGGAAAAGAACAGTTCCTGAACGATCAAGTAATCCTCGATTACCTTGATTTTCAGTTATGAAAAGACCGTTGGAAAGGCGGCAAATCTTTTCATATCCGATGGAAGTAAGCTTGTTTCCAGATTGATCAATTAGGAAATGTTCATTTGATGCCTTGGCAATAGCAATTCCTTTATTGACAGGTTTGATTTCTTGCCAATTGCTGATTCCAAGAAGATGCCCTTCCTTGGAAATGAGTTGCCAGCTTCCATTTTTTTGTACTACAGCTGCCCCTTCAGCGAACCCTAAGGTCTCATCAAATTGAGGCTCAATTACCCATGCTCCATCTGAAGTAATGAATCCGATTTTGCCGT
Above is a window of Algoriphagus sanaruensis DNA encoding:
- the proS gene encoding proline--tRNA ligase; translation: MSKGLPKRSEDYSLWYNELVKRADLAENSAVRGCMVIKPYGYSIWEKMQAQLDKMFKETGHTNAYFPLFIPKSYLSKEASHVEGFAKECAVVTHYRLKNAEDGSGVIVDPEAKLEEELIVRPTSETVIWSTYKNWIQSYRDLPLLVNQWANVVRWEMRTRLFLRTAEFLWQEGHTAHASAKEAMDETIQMMNVYAQFAEEYMAVPVVKGRKTENERFAGADETLCIEAMMQDGKALQAGTSHFLGQNFAKAFDVKFATKEGGLDYVWGTSWGVSTRLMGALIMAHSDDNGLVLPPKLAPIQVVIVPIYRGEAELEAISVKAKEIMAELRKVGVSVRFDDRDTQKPGWKFAEYELKGVPVRIALGPRDLENGTIEIARRDTLTKESFALAEMPIAEKITSLLDQIQHSIYQKAFDFRAQHTTEVNSWEEFKEVLESKGGFISAHWDGTSETEEKIKELTKATIRCIPLDRKDESGVCVYTGKPSAGRVYFAKAY
- a CDS encoding NfeD family protein, with translation MEILILSSLLVIGLILVLVEVLFIPGTTVVGILGFLVSCAGVGYAFITFDETLAFWITGIAALFNVAAIAYGFSSGVWNKFSLKDALNGGAFDGRTEGLQIGMKGKAVSDIKPYGKASFLDQLFEVKSEEGFIEVGNDVEIIKIENNKILVK
- the floA gene encoding flotillin-like protein FloA (flotillin-like protein involved in membrane lipid rafts), which produces MDASSSMFVLIAAFAGVILLFIFLYFVPVNLWITAQFANVRVGIGELIGMRIRKVPPSVIVNSLITATKAGLQLTTNELETHYLAGGNVPAVIRALISADKANINLSFKQATAIDLAGRDVFEAVQISVNPKVINTPSVAAVAADGIQLIAKARVTVRANIAQLVGGAGEETILARVGEGIVTSIGSAATHKSVLENPDKISKLVLQRGLDAGTAFEILSIDIADIDVGTNIGAKLQIDQASADLKVAEAKAEERRAMAVALEQEMRAKSVEMRAKVIEAEAEVPKALADAFRTGNLGVMDYYKMENVKADTSMRDAIANSDKDTKDSGGSKSEKK